Proteins co-encoded in one Stomoxys calcitrans chromosome 5, idStoCalc2.1, whole genome shotgun sequence genomic window:
- the LOC106088907 gene encoding uncharacterized protein LOC106088907: MWKHHLFVVLAIAWATQSMAAKRNFDFVLYNNTCTKYDDVFKRFDCAHKMVSKGRYLFDCFFMFARPLHKEAILQMILHYTPLKGIKPVKFLDVKINVCDILGQSGSNVPLMKALFKEFRKNSDLPYGCPVRGDNLYSMVNYSLDASTLPPYTPIMVFNYTLLLFEHNKKIGSVHTSGATVPRI, from the exons ATGTGGAAACATCATTTATTTGTAGTGCTTGCAATTGCCTGGGCAACCCAATCAATG GCCgccaagagaaatttcgattttgtgtTGTACAATAATACCTGCACAAAATATGACGATGTGTTTAAGCGGTTTGATTGCGCTCACAAAATGGTCTCCAAAGGTCGTTACCTATTCGATTGCTTCTTTATGTTTGCACGGCCTTTGCACAAAGAAGCCATATTGCAAATGATATTACATTACACCCCACTGAAAGGAATTAAACCGGTAAAGTTTTTGGATGTCAAAATTAATGTATGCGATATACTAGGCCAATCTGGCAGCAATGTACCTTTAATGAAAGCCCTGTTCAAGGAGTTTAGAAAGAATAGCGATCTACCCTATGGATGTCCTGTAAGAGGT GATAACTTATATTCGATGGTTAATTACAGTCTAGACGCTTCCACTTTGCCCCCCTATACACCAATAATGGTATTTAATTATACCTTGTTATTGTTTGAACATAATAAAAAGATTGGCAGTGTACATACCTCTGGCGCAACTGTACCCAGAatctga